A genomic region of Psychrobacter sp. M13 contains the following coding sequences:
- a CDS encoding metallophosphoesterase, with amino-acid sequence MKLQILSDLHIDSYARQSHPIGHIPKTDADIVLVAGDTANSDSGMPWLQQQATRLQVPLITVAGNHEYFGEDVLHFDHKLATWDNYNAANNQGVRVLQCQHIDIGEIRILGCTLWTDYQYQADEDTMEVAKRFMRDYKQIYAGDELFSPEVSMQIHSKQRQWLRQALITAQKLGKTSVVMSHHSISPLSVSKKYATLPSNAAFVSDLSGWMSEPWAPKLWVHGHTHEAFDYSIDKTRVIVNPRAYPNEISSTSIEFAWDKVIEI; translated from the coding sequence ATGAAATTACAGATTTTAAGTGACTTACATATAGATAGTTATGCTAGGCAATCACATCCTATAGGGCATATTCCTAAGACTGATGCTGACATAGTGTTAGTCGCAGGAGATACGGCTAACAGCGATAGTGGTATGCCATGGTTACAGCAGCAAGCCACACGTTTGCAAGTGCCACTGATTACTGTTGCGGGTAATCACGAATACTTTGGTGAAGATGTGCTGCATTTTGATCATAAACTGGCAACGTGGGATAATTATAACGCTGCAAATAATCAAGGTGTAAGAGTACTACAATGCCAGCATATAGATATTGGCGAAATACGCATTTTAGGCTGTACATTGTGGACGGATTACCAATATCAAGCCGACGAGGATACGATGGAAGTCGCCAAACGCTTTATGCGCGATTATAAGCAAATCTATGCTGGAGATGAGCTATTCTCGCCTGAGGTCTCTATGCAGATCCATAGCAAGCAGCGTCAATGGCTCAGGCAGGCGCTAATCACAGCTCAGAAGCTAGGCAAGACGTCAGTAGTCATGAGCCATCATAGTATTAGTCCGTTATCTGTTTCTAAAAAGTACGCCACCTTACCAAGTAATGCCGCCTTTGTTAGTGATTTATCAGGGTGGATGAGTGAGCCTTGGGCGCCAAAATTATGGGTGCATGGTCATACTCATGAGGCTTTTGATTATAGTATTGATAAAACCCGTGTCATTGTTAATCCGCGTGCTTATCCTAACGAGATTAGCAGTACTTCTATAGAATTTGCTTGGGATAAAGTCATTGAGATTTGA
- a CDS encoding histidine phosphatase family protein, whose product MVPSVNLLPDCKRLILFTRHSLRERSDGNGFASYQLPLTSKGRVLAKSWGRWLDSNLPYSLDVDSISSPIGRCIDTAQLMQEGAGLQRDIAHQSLLVEPGSLVTDSETVSAVFKEIGVLNFINRFLQGSIEGTKNAYQGGLDILSLLYQHQPEQNHLMLAVSHDTLLSAFLAVMLDTPEIDWNDWPKMMEGVFLWFDDKPFIETSAHFIWRGEVYTRSVSSLLEGYRASGFHSSQLLLPPEVKWT is encoded by the coding sequence ATGGTGCCATCGGTCAATCTATTGCCTGACTGTAAGCGTCTCATTCTATTTACTCGTCACTCATTACGTGAACGCTCTGATGGCAATGGGTTTGCCAGCTATCAGCTACCATTGACGTCTAAAGGGCGGGTACTTGCCAAGTCTTGGGGGCGCTGGCTCGATAGTAATCTGCCTTATTCGCTAGATGTTGATAGCATATCCAGTCCGATAGGTCGTTGCATCGATACGGCGCAGCTGATGCAAGAGGGTGCAGGTTTGCAGCGTGATATTGCGCATCAGTCGCTACTGGTCGAGCCTGGCAGCTTAGTCACTGATTCTGAAACTGTAAGTGCAGTATTTAAAGAAATTGGTGTGCTCAATTTTATCAATCGTTTTTTACAAGGCAGCATTGAGGGCACCAAAAATGCTTATCAAGGCGGTTTGGACATTTTATCGCTACTTTATCAGCACCAGCCTGAGCAAAATCATTTAATGCTGGCCGTTAGCCACGATACTTTATTATCTGCCTTTTTGGCCGTGATGCTTGATACTCCAGAGATTGACTGGAATGATTGGCCAAAGATGATGGAAGGGGTGTTTTTATGGTTTGATGATAAGCCATTTATAGAAACCAGTGCTCATTTTATTTGGCGAGGTGAGGTCTATACGCGTAGTGTCAGTAGCTTATTGGAGGGTTATCGCGCATCAGGGTTTCATTCTAGTCAGTTATTACTGCCCCCAGAGGTCAAGTGGACTTGA
- a CDS encoding FAD binding domain-containing protein: MQALTESIDKRAIIIGGSLAGLFAGVLLRTIGWQVDIYERSAHSLDSRGGGVVLQADVIRVFKQAGIATDTLGVDATERYYIQKDGHIEKMAMRQTLTSWNILYRSMRKSFPDDHYHQGKTLIKVQTNDNKATAIFADGTIETADLLIGADGPQSTVRQQLLPNYKPQYAGYVAFRGLVDEADLPSNAAAIFTERFVFYDFPNSQILAYLIPGENESLVSGTRRFNWVWYVNYDEQTELPAILTDKNDKQRAHSIPPDMIATSSERTMRDYADLVLVEPFKTLVAATKAPFVQSILDLEVPQMAFATIALIGDAAFIPRPHTAASTAKAAANALALVQALVSNCHDVHSALQSWQIEQLAYGRQLCAHGQRLGNSSQFSYGKGRIVV; this comes from the coding sequence GTGCAAGCTTTAACAGAATCTATAGATAAACGCGCCATTATAATAGGCGGCTCTTTAGCAGGGTTATTTGCCGGAGTACTGCTACGCACCATTGGCTGGCAGGTAGATATTTATGAGCGCTCAGCGCATAGTTTAGATAGTCGCGGCGGCGGTGTGGTGCTACAGGCAGATGTCATTAGAGTTTTTAAGCAAGCAGGCATTGCCACTGATACTTTGGGGGTAGATGCTACTGAGCGTTATTATATTCAAAAAGACGGCCATATTGAAAAGATGGCAATGCGCCAAACCCTAACTTCTTGGAATATTCTCTATCGCTCAATGCGTAAGAGCTTTCCAGACGATCACTACCATCAAGGCAAAACACTAATTAAAGTGCAAACAAACGATAACAAAGCGACGGCTATTTTTGCTGATGGCACTATTGAGACTGCTGATTTATTAATTGGCGCTGATGGGCCACAGTCCACTGTGCGTCAGCAACTGCTTCCTAACTATAAGCCTCAATATGCTGGTTATGTCGCTTTTCGAGGCCTAGTTGATGAAGCTGACTTGCCATCGAATGCTGCCGCAATATTTACTGAGCGCTTTGTATTTTATGACTTTCCAAATTCGCAGATCTTAGCCTACCTTATCCCTGGTGAGAATGAGTCACTTGTTTCAGGTACACGGCGGTTTAATTGGGTTTGGTATGTGAATTACGATGAGCAGACCGAGCTACCTGCTATTCTCACGGATAAAAACGATAAACAACGTGCCCATTCTATTCCACCAGATATGATAGCTACTAGCAGTGAGCGCACGATGCGTGATTATGCTGATCTCGTACTTGTTGAGCCATTTAAGACCTTAGTTGCCGCTACTAAAGCTCCCTTTGTGCAATCGATCTTAGATTTAGAAGTACCACAAATGGCTTTTGCTACTATTGCGCTAATAGGTGACGCCGCTTTTATTCCAAGACCTCATACTGCAGCGAGTACGGCAAAAGCTGCAGCAAATGCACTGGCATTAGTACAGGCACTAGTGTCAAATTGTCATGACGTCCATTCTGCTTTGCAATCATGGCAGATTGAGCAGCTAGCATACGGTAGACAACTTTGCGCACACGGTCAGCGCTTAGGCAATAGCTCTCAGTTTAGTTATGGCAAAGGTAGAATAGTAGTTTAG
- the rpsT gene encoding 30S ribosomal protein S20, whose product MANTAQARKRARQNTKRRQNSASQRSMVRTYLKRVDAAIAAKDYDAATEAYKKAVPVLDRMADKGIIHKNKAARRKSRLNKTIKGLQA is encoded by the coding sequence GTGGCTAATACTGCACAAGCTCGTAAACGCGCCCGTCAAAACACTAAACGTCGTCAGAACTCTGCGTCACAACGCTCTATGGTTCGTACTTATTTAAAGCGTGTTGATGCGGCTATCGCAGCCAAAGATTATGATGCTGCTACCGAAGCTTATAAAAAAGCGGTACCAGTTTTAGATCGTATGGCTGACAAAGGTATCATTCATAAGAATAAAGCGGCTCGTCGTAAAAGTCGCCTAAATAAAACTATCAAAGGCTTACAAGCTTAA
- a CDS encoding NAD-dependent epimerase/dehydratase family protein, translating to MQRKAIIIGATGLVGQHLVKQLSELYDTLIVIARRPPRFINASMRFYQVNDFDNLTEVFASVGVNKSTDAFSCLGTTKKQAGSDEVFRKVDHDYNVTFAKLCHDKGVERFFLLSSMNADIDSRFLYNKVKAETEHSITSLNFMQFIIFRPSLLLGKHKGRPLESISQKVFGLVSPLISESLSLHPISAKRVASAMAMSVHDIYERNKYQNGPLDNRVTLIENKQMLTMTRVK from the coding sequence ATGCAACGAAAAGCAATAATAATTGGGGCGACAGGACTGGTAGGGCAGCACCTTGTAAAACAATTGAGTGAGCTTTATGATACTTTGATTGTTATTGCTAGGCGACCACCGCGCTTTATCAATGCCAGCATGCGATTTTATCAGGTCAATGACTTTGACAATTTAACCGAAGTATTTGCTAGTGTGGGCGTCAATAAGAGCACCGATGCTTTTAGCTGCTTGGGAACGACCAAAAAACAAGCGGGTAGTGATGAGGTCTTTAGAAAAGTGGACCACGATTACAATGTCACCTTTGCTAAGCTATGTCATGATAAAGGCGTTGAGAGATTTTTCTTATTATCATCAATGAATGCTGATATTGATAGCCGATTTCTATACAATAAAGTAAAAGCTGAAACTGAGCATTCAATTACGTCGCTTAACTTTATGCAATTCATAATATTTCGTCCGTCGCTATTATTGGGTAAGCATAAAGGCCGTCCTTTAGAGAGTATTAGTCAGAAGGTTTTTGGACTAGTATCGCCGTTGATATCTGAGTCTTTATCTCTGCATCCTATCTCGGCCAAACGTGTGGCTAGCGCCATGGCGATGAGTGTTCATGATATTTATGAGCGTAATAAGTATCAGAATGGTCCTTTAGATAATCGTGTTACCCTGATAGAGAATAAGCAAATGCTAACGATGACTCGAGTCAAATAG
- the rraA gene encoding ribonuclease E activity regulator RraA, producing the protein MNKENFVTCDLLDANPESQVCLPNIEGKSFYSFGAKDKFCGEIVTVKCFEDNSRVKALLNSDGKDKSGEGKVLVIDGGGSMRCALLGDMIAQAAIDNGWAGVVVYGCVRDVDDMAQMELGVMALGCIPRKSTRRDEGQTDIEVSFGDLTLNSGMFIYADNNGMIASDKALL; encoded by the coding sequence ATGAATAAAGAGAATTTTGTTACTTGTGATTTGTTGGATGCCAATCCTGAATCGCAAGTATGTTTGCCAAACATAGAAGGCAAATCGTTTTATAGCTTTGGCGCTAAGGATAAGTTCTGCGGTGAAATCGTCACAGTTAAATGTTTTGAAGACAATAGCCGTGTTAAAGCGCTACTCAATAGCGATGGTAAAGACAAAAGTGGTGAAGGCAAGGTGTTAGTGATTGATGGCGGTGGCTCAATGCGCTGTGCTCTACTTGGCGATATGATTGCACAAGCCGCGATAGACAATGGCTGGGCTGGGGTAGTCGTTTATGGCTGCGTCCGTGATGTCGACGATATGGCACAGATGGAACTTGGTGTTATGGCGCTAGGCTGTATCCCACGCAAATCAACACGCCGTGATGAAGGTCAAACGGATATTGAAGTTAGCTTTGGCGATTTAACGCTTAATTCTGGCATGTTCATCTATGCCGATAATAATGGCATGATCGCAAGCGACAAAGCACTACTCTAG
- the mfd gene encoding transcription-repair coupling factor, protein MPITALTDAFAPINQQLFPIKDTQRRWLAPVHGAVSSLWLASLVKSPVWDVAERLKVVVTRDQNQLNQIETELAFCGVDAYVFPDWETLTYDELSPHQDIVSERINLLTDMPSSGVMLISIQALMHRVAPPSWLIGQHFDLSVGDRFDINTQRELLAKAGYRAVENVFEPGEFAVRGSIIDIFAMGQPFPLRLDLFDDEIESIRFFHPQTQRTLTEDDLKSMLSGNDSSMGQESISLLHKLPDISKPIEQFQILPAKEFPLEEGRETFRMNFAAMFPNVSSRKSELHKDVMAGIASSGLEYYQPLFFDLKDWAQQSSLFAYLPSDTLFITDEHISERQVDYWSQIQRRYEERRHDIDKPIVAPELLYLLSNTLNEQLNNYPRVILSADAKLATMSDVAAIDDVTTIDNDSLQLDSNVHKQKGLVTLSAEEPPQLAVNHQKSEPLAALLDFLSLQGQTNTPVLIVAETAGRREILIELFKGKIDITAYASFKDFLAAPKIAAISSNNGASARPRVGLTVAPIERGVYVPERLVMISETQLFGRQVLQTRRRRQSGVSEEFLVKSVTEMTQGSPIVHIEHGIGRYNGLITLDVGDGEQEFIHLKYAEEASIYVPVANLQMISRYSGGDPALAPLHKIGSGKWDRAKQKALEQIHDVAAELLNMQARREAKVGIHFKIDISQYELFASQFEFEETPDQANAIHAVMNDMKQNQPMDRLICGDVGFGKTEVAMRAAFIAVSAGYQVAVLVPTTLLAGQHEDNFRNRFADWPVRIETLSRFGGKKHQQTVLTDLAAGKVDIVIGTHKLLQSDVKFSNLGLMVVDEEHRFGVRHKERIKAIQTDVDSMSMTATPIPRTLNMALSGMRDMSIIATPPARRLSIKTFVMAKSDALMKEAILRELLRGGQVYLLHNDVASIERMAETIRELVPEARVGVAHGQMPENQLEQVMQQYYHKKFNVLICSTIIETGIDVPNANTIIIERADKFGLAQLHQLRGRVGRSHHQAYCYLLVPSIKGLKGDAKRRLHAIERANTLGAGFMLASEDLEIRGAGEILGKQQSGNMQAIGFSLYMDMLERATKAIKAGKEPDLNTPLSLTSEINLHSSALIPEEYLHDVHQRLLFYKRISSADDKDSLIDIRTEMIDRFGTLPDQTKQLFAVHGLRIQAEPLLINKIDASSNSVTLEFAPDTPVDALAIIKLIQSDAKRYRMNGASGIRFSDADKLVTAQQRVTIVQELLAYFNNHIVVETA, encoded by the coding sequence ATGCCTATCACTGCTTTAACTGACGCCTTTGCTCCGATCAATCAACAGTTATTTCCAATAAAAGATACTCAGCGGCGCTGGCTGGCACCTGTGCATGGTGCGGTCAGTAGTCTATGGCTGGCAAGCTTAGTCAAATCGCCAGTATGGGATGTGGCTGAGCGTCTAAAGGTGGTAGTAACCCGCGATCAAAACCAGCTCAACCAAATAGAGACCGAATTGGCCTTTTGCGGTGTTGATGCTTATGTGTTTCCTGATTGGGAGACCTTAACTTATGATGAGCTGTCGCCGCATCAAGATATTGTCAGCGAGCGGATTAATTTACTGACAGATATGCCAAGCTCAGGGGTGATGCTCATATCGATACAGGCGCTTATGCATCGAGTGGCGCCGCCCAGCTGGTTGATTGGTCAGCATTTTGACTTAAGTGTTGGTGATCGATTTGATATTAACACTCAGCGTGAGTTACTAGCTAAGGCGGGTTATCGCGCCGTTGAGAATGTTTTTGAGCCGGGTGAGTTTGCGGTACGTGGCAGTATTATTGATATCTTTGCAATGGGGCAGCCGTTTCCACTGCGTCTGGATCTGTTCGATGATGAGATTGAGAGCATTCGTTTTTTTCATCCTCAGACCCAGCGTACCTTAACTGAAGATGACTTAAAGTCTATGCTATCGGGCAATGATAGTAGTATGGGTCAAGAGTCGATATCGCTACTACATAAGCTACCGGATATCTCAAAGCCGATTGAGCAGTTTCAGATCTTACCTGCCAAAGAGTTTCCTTTGGAAGAAGGACGCGAGACCTTTCGCATGAACTTCGCTGCTATGTTCCCAAATGTTAGTAGCCGCAAGTCTGAGCTGCATAAGGACGTGATGGCAGGTATCGCTAGCAGCGGACTTGAGTATTATCAGCCCTTGTTTTTTGATCTAAAAGATTGGGCACAGCAGAGTAGTCTATTTGCCTATCTGCCAAGTGATACGCTATTTATCACCGATGAGCACATCAGTGAGCGGCAGGTAGATTACTGGTCGCAGATTCAACGTCGTTATGAGGAGCGTCGACACGATATCGACAAACCAATTGTCGCGCCTGAATTACTGTATCTATTATCAAATACTCTTAATGAGCAGTTAAACAATTATCCACGAGTGATATTGAGCGCAGATGCAAAGCTTGCGACCATGAGCGATGTTGCTGCGATTGATGATGTTACCACAATCGATAATGACAGTTTACAGCTTGATTCAAACGTACATAAGCAAAAAGGCTTAGTGACCCTAAGTGCCGAAGAGCCACCACAACTTGCCGTTAATCATCAAAAATCTGAACCGTTAGCTGCGCTATTAGATTTTCTATCATTACAAGGGCAAACCAATACACCAGTCTTAATCGTTGCCGAAACGGCAGGTCGCCGTGAGATACTGATTGAGCTATTTAAGGGTAAGATAGATATTACCGCTTATGCTAGCTTTAAAGACTTTCTAGCAGCGCCCAAAATAGCGGCTATCAGTAGTAATAACGGTGCAAGTGCGCGTCCACGAGTAGGGCTAACCGTTGCGCCCATTGAGCGCGGCGTCTATGTCCCTGAACGTCTAGTCATGATTAGCGAAACTCAGCTTTTTGGCAGGCAAGTATTGCAAACGCGCAGGCGGCGTCAAAGCGGGGTGTCAGAGGAGTTCTTAGTTAAGAGCGTCACTGAGATGACGCAAGGCAGTCCTATTGTCCATATCGAACACGGTATTGGCCGCTACAACGGCCTGATTACTTTGGATGTTGGCGATGGCGAACAAGAATTTATTCATCTTAAGTACGCGGAAGAAGCTAGTATTTACGTGCCTGTAGCCAATTTGCAAATGATCAGCCGCTACAGTGGTGGCGATCCAGCGCTCGCGCCACTACACAAGATAGGCAGCGGTAAATGGGATCGCGCCAAACAAAAAGCTTTAGAGCAAATTCATGATGTGGCAGCAGAGCTACTCAATATGCAGGCGCGCCGCGAAGCCAAAGTCGGTATTCACTTCAAAATCGATATTTCGCAGTATGAGCTGTTTGCCAGTCAGTTTGAATTTGAAGAAACGCCCGATCAAGCCAATGCTATTCATGCTGTCATGAATGATATGAAACAAAACCAGCCTATGGATCGTCTGATATGTGGCGATGTTGGCTTTGGTAAAACTGAGGTCGCCATGCGTGCCGCCTTTATTGCGGTAAGCGCAGGCTATCAAGTCGCAGTGCTCGTGCCGACGACTCTATTGGCAGGGCAGCATGAGGATAATTTCCGCAATCGCTTTGCAGATTGGCCCGTACGTATTGAGACTTTGTCGCGATTTGGTGGTAAAAAACATCAACAAACCGTATTAACTGATTTAGCCGCTGGTAAAGTCGATATTGTTATTGGTACTCACAAATTATTGCAATCTGACGTTAAATTTTCTAATTTAGGCCTCATGGTCGTAGATGAAGAGCATCGCTTTGGGGTACGTCATAAAGAGCGCATCAAAGCCATTCAGACGGATGTCGATAGTATGTCGATGACCGCAACCCCTATACCGCGTACGTTGAATATGGCGCTATCGGGTATGCGTGATATGTCGATTATCGCAACTCCTCCTGCACGGCGCTTATCGATCAAAACCTTTGTCATGGCAAAGAGTGACGCGCTGATGAAAGAGGCTATCTTGCGTGAGCTCTTACGCGGTGGACAGGTGTATCTGTTGCATAACGATGTTGCAAGCATCGAGCGCATGGCAGAGACTATCCGCGAGCTAGTCCCTGAGGCACGAGTAGGAGTCGCTCATGGTCAAATGCCCGAAAACCAACTTGAGCAAGTCATGCAGCAATATTATCATAAAAAGTTCAATGTGCTGATATGCTCAACCATCATTGAAACAGGTATTGATGTGCCCAATGCCAATACTATTATTATTGAGCGGGCTGATAAATTTGGTCTAGCGCAGTTGCATCAGCTCCGTGGTCGGGTGGGTCGCAGTCATCATCAAGCTTATTGCTACTTGCTTGTGCCATCGATTAAAGGGCTAAAAGGGGATGCTAAGCGCCGCTTGCATGCGATTGAGCGTGCTAATACGTTAGGCGCTGGCTTTATGCTGGCAAGTGAGGACTTGGAGATTCGCGGGGCAGGTGAGATATTGGGTAAGCAGCAAAGTGGTAATATGCAAGCGATAGGTTTTAGCTTGTATATGGATATGCTTGAACGCGCCACCAAAGCGATTAAAGCAGGCAAAGAGCCTGATTTGAATACGCCGCTGTCCTTGACTAGCGAGATTAATCTGCACAGCTCAGCGCTGATACCAGAAGAGTATTTGCACGATGTACATCAGCGTTTATTATTCTATAAGCGTATTAGCAGTGCTGATGATAAAGATAGTCTCATTGATATACGTACCGAGATGATTGATCGTTTTGGCACACTACCCGATCAGACTAAGCAGCTCTTTGCCGTTCATGGTTTGCGTATTCAAGCCGAACCGCTACTAATTAATAAGATTGATGCCAGTAGCAACAGTGTGACTTTAGAGTTTGCTCCTGACACACCAGTAGATGCGCTGGCCATTATCAAATTGATTCAATCAGATGCCAAACGCTACCGGATGAATGGTGCGTCTGGCATTCGCTTTAGTGATGCGGATAAGCTTGTCACAGCTCAGCAACGTGTGACTATTGTCCAAGAGCTATTGGCTTATTTTAATAATCATATAGTGGTAGAGACTGCTTAG
- a CDS encoding HIT domain-containing protein gives MFQLHPKLAADSFLVGDFPLSTCRLINDCQFPWLILVPRVSGIKELYELSEADQTQFLRESSWLSSQLAKTFQAEKMNVAALGNQVPQLHFHHIVRYQNDLQWPNPVWGVPAVPYTKEVMAQMQQTLMMALRGHHQMPFDWQM, from the coding sequence ATGTTCCAACTGCATCCTAAACTTGCTGCTGATAGTTTTTTGGTAGGTGATTTTCCATTATCGACTTGTCGTTTGATTAACGATTGCCAATTTCCTTGGCTGATCTTAGTGCCACGAGTTTCAGGTATCAAAGAGCTATATGAGCTGTCTGAAGCGGATCAAACGCAGTTTTTGCGGGAGTCTAGTTGGTTGTCAAGCCAGCTAGCTAAGACTTTTCAAGCAGAAAAAATGAACGTTGCCGCTTTAGGTAATCAAGTGCCACAGCTGCATTTTCATCATATTGTCCGTTATCAGAACGATTTACAATGGCCGAATCCAGTATGGGGTGTACCAGCTGTTCCTTATACCAAAGAGGTTATGGCGCAGATGCAGCAAACACTTATGATGGCATTACGTGGACATCATCAAATGCCGTTTGATTGGCAAATGTGA
- the fdx gene encoding ISC system 2Fe-2S type ferredoxin — translation MPKITILPHFEICPEGVEVELEAGNNLCKALLEKGIKIEHACEMSKACTTCHVVVRKGFNGLDEMDDIEADLLDRAWGLEPDSRLSCQVMVEDDDLTIEIPKYTLNHAKENH, via the coding sequence ATGCCAAAGATTACTATACTGCCTCATTTTGAGATTTGCCCTGAAGGGGTTGAAGTTGAGCTTGAAGCAGGCAACAACTTATGTAAAGCCTTATTAGAAAAAGGTATAAAAATAGAACATGCCTGTGAGATGTCTAAGGCTTGTACTACCTGTCATGTAGTCGTACGCAAAGGCTTTAATGGTCTGGATGAAATGGATGATATCGAAGCGGATTTGCTGGATCGAGCTTGGGGACTTGAGCCTGATTCGCGACTGTCTTGTCAGGTTATGGTTGAAGACGACGACTTGACTATTGAGATTCCTAAATATACGTTAAATCATGCCAAAGAAAACCACTAA
- the hscA gene encoding Fe-S protein assembly chaperone HscA, with translation MSLLQIAEPNQSAQPHQHRFGIGIDLGTTRSLVAVVRSGKAQVLEADNGKDNLLPSVVYYPATGTPVVGVDALAHLADDPQNTIISAKRFMGRSQADIKFSHPYQLSGAKDAMPAFVTAQGEVSPVAVSAHILSVLKQRASDALPDDSIEGAVITVPAYFDEAQRQATKDAAQAAGIKVLRLLNEPTAAAVAYGLDQADQATDSIATGNSTQNNLQKYYLIYDLGGGTFDVSILKLTDGVFEVLATGGNSALGGDDIDRLLTNWLIKQLDINPVDVSLHDKSILAQQAKAYKQALTDNEQVVIDIVVNEQAFKGTMNREDLLAIAEPVNRRTLSVCAQVLRDAKLSIDDLDEVILVGGSTRMPAVQQIVAEFFAREPLCRLNPDEVVALGAAQTAHQLINGDSDNNLLLLDVTPLSLGLETMGGLVEVLIPRNTPIPVKKRQVFTTYQDGQTGMVIHVVQGERETVDNCRSLGRFELFGIPPMKAGFARIEVTFSIDANGQLTVSAQETTTKTESKIEITPAYGLSDEQKEQLLVAGFKHAEEDKNARSLIETKVESERELLALQSALTEFGELLDTEEQQALAKQMQDMQEVLTTNDSVLIEAQKSKLKPHSDTFAARIMNQSVQTSMAGTKAQDW, from the coding sequence ATGTCTTTATTACAGATCGCTGAACCCAATCAAAGCGCCCAGCCTCATCAGCATCGTTTTGGAATCGGTATTGATTTGGGTACTACCCGCTCATTAGTCGCAGTAGTCCGCTCGGGTAAGGCACAAGTACTAGAAGCTGACAATGGTAAAGATAACCTATTGCCCTCAGTCGTCTATTACCCTGCCACTGGCACTCCAGTAGTTGGCGTTGACGCCTTGGCTCACTTAGCAGATGATCCTCAGAATACTATTATCTCAGCCAAGCGCTTTATGGGTCGCAGTCAAGCCGATATTAAATTCTCACATCCTTATCAGTTGAGTGGTGCTAAAGATGCGATGCCTGCTTTTGTTACCGCCCAAGGTGAGGTGTCACCTGTTGCCGTTTCAGCACATATACTATCCGTACTCAAACAGCGTGCTAGCGATGCTTTGCCTGATGATAGCATCGAGGGCGCCGTTATCACTGTGCCAGCCTACTTCGATGAAGCTCAGCGTCAAGCCACTAAAGATGCCGCGCAAGCCGCTGGTATAAAGGTATTACGTCTGCTCAACGAGCCTACGGCAGCAGCAGTTGCCTATGGCTTAGATCAGGCCGATCAAGCTACTGATTCTATTGCTACTGGTAACAGTACCCAGAACAATCTGCAAAAATATTATCTTATTTATGATTTAGGCGGTGGCACCTTTGATGTCTCTATCTTAAAGCTAACCGACGGTGTTTTTGAAGTACTAGCGACTGGCGGCAATAGTGCTTTGGGCGGTGATGATATCGATCGATTATTGACTAATTGGCTGATTAAGCAGCTTGATATCAACCCTGTTGATGTCAGCTTGCATGATAAATCAATACTGGCGCAACAAGCCAAAGCTTACAAGCAAGCATTGACTGATAATGAGCAAGTGGTTATCGACATTGTGGTTAATGAGCAGGCTTTTAAAGGGACAATGAACCGCGAAGACTTGTTGGCTATTGCTGAACCTGTAAATCGTCGTACGCTCAGCGTATGCGCGCAAGTGCTACGCGATGCTAAATTAAGCATTGATGACTTAGATGAGGTAATATTAGTCGGCGGCTCTACACGTATGCCAGCGGTACAACAGATCGTTGCTGAGTTTTTTGCTAGAGAGCCTTTATGTCGACTCAATCCTGATGAAGTTGTTGCTTTGGGTGCAGCACAGACTGCTCATCAATTGATAAATGGTGATAGTGATAATAACCTGCTACTCCTTGATGTCACGCCTTTATCATTAGGACTTGAGACTATGGGCGGTCTGGTTGAAGTGCTTATCCCACGTAACACCCCTATCCCTGTCAAAAAGCGTCAAGTCTTTACTACCTATCAAGACGGACAGACAGGCATGGTTATTCATGTGGTACAAGGCGAGCGCGAAACGGTCGATAACTGTCGCTCGCTCGGTCGATTTGAGCTATTTGGCATCCCTCCTATGAAAGCAGGTTTTGCCCGTATTGAAGTTACTTTTAGTATCGATGCCAACGGTCAGCTGACGGTTAGTGCGCAAGAGACAACGACTAAAACCGAAAGTAAGATTGAGATTACCCCAGCTTATGGGTTATCCGATGAGCAAAAGGAGCAACTACTGGTTGCTGGATTTAAGCATGCTGAAGAAGATAAAAATGCCCGCTCTTTGATTGAGACAAAGGTTGAAAGCGAGCGTGAGCTGCTAGCATTACAATCGGCTTTGACAGAGTTTGGTGAGTTGTTAGATACCGAGGAGCAACAAGCACTAGCTAAGCAAATGCAAGATATGCAAGAGGTTTTAACGACCAACGACTCAGTATTGATTGAAGCGCAGAAAAGCAAGCTTAAACCACATAGCGACACTTTTGCTGCCCGTATTATGAATCAAAGCGTACAAACTAGTATGGCTGGCACCAAAGCACAGGACTGGTAG